The Priestia koreensis genomic interval AAACCAACGGAACCACCGCCAATAATTGCTATTCTGTTCATAAAGCCCTCCTAATGTTCGTCTATTTTCTACTCTTCACTTTATAGTATTTTTACCATTTTTAATAGAGAAAATAAAAAAAGCACAGAAGGTCTGCTGCTTTCTCAGGACCTTCTGTACAATCATACAATGGTTCTTTTTATCAAACAGGATAGACAGGGTGCTTACGTACGCTAAACACCAATTCTTTTGAATCGTAGTGATCAAATCTAGAAATGAGGGCGTCCCTCAAATCATTCGCTTGCACGATATCGTCCACAATCAGTTCAGAAGCAAGCTTGTAAATATCAATATGCTCTTTATATTCCTTTTGCTTTTCCTGCACATATTTAATGCGCTCTTTCGGATCCTCAATGCTGTTAATTTTATTGGAGTAGACCGCATTAACAGCGGCTTCTGGTCCCATAACGGCGATTTGAGCTGTCGGAAGAGCAATGCAGCAATCCGGCTCAAATGCAGGACCTGCCATTGCGTACAATCCAGCACCATATGCTTTACGAACAATAACCGAAATTTTCGGTACCGTGGCTGAACTCATAGCCGCAATTAATTTCGCTCCGTGACGAATGATCCCATCTCGTTCTACTTTCGTTCCAATCATAAATCCTGGTACATCGGCTAGGAATAAAAGCGGAATATGAAACGCATCACAAAGCTGAATGAATTTCGCTCCTTTATCAGCAGAGTCCACAAACAACACGCCACCCTTTGCTTTTGGCTGGTTGGCAATAATTCCGATCGTTTTACCATTCAGACGAGCAAGCCCCGTAATTAACTCCGGTGCAAACAGTTTTTTAATTTCAAAAAAGCTGCCCGCATCAATTAATGAATCAATCGCTTCGTACATATCAAACGGTACGTTTTGGTTTTCAGGGACGATATCCACAAGCGCTCTTCCCTGCTTCGGTTCAATCGCATCTACGACTTCTGTACGATGCTGAAAATTTTTCGGGAAGTAGCGAAGATAATCTCTCGCTTTTAAAATCGCTTCTTCTTCTTTTTCAACTAAAATATCGCCGCATCCACTTACCGTACAGTGCATACGTGCTCCGCCCATTTCTTCGAGCGTTACTTTTTCACCGATTACTTTTTCTGCCATACGCGGAGATCCTAGATACATCGACGCATTTCCATCGACCATGACCACAATATCACAGAAGGCCGGAATGTATGCGCCACCTGCAGCAGATGGACCAAACAGTAAGCAAATTTGTGGAATCATTCCTGATAATTTTACTTGATTGTAAAAGATCTTCCCTGCGCCGCGACGATTTGGAAACATGTCAATTTGGTCAGTAATACGTGCTCCAGCAGAATCCACTAAATATAAAATCGGTACTTTAAGCTTCTCTGCTGTTTCTTGAATACGAATGATCTTCTCTACCGTTCTTGCTCCCCAAGATCCTGCTTTAATAGTCGAATCATTAGCCATCACGCACACCGTTTGACCATGAATTTTCCCAATCGCAGTCACAACGCCATCAGCAGGTAAATCGCCCGCCATATTGTTCGCAAATTTTCCGTCCTCATCATATTGTCCGTTATCAAACAACAGATTTAAACGATCACGTACAAATAGTTTGTTTTGCTCCTTGAGCTTTTCGTGATATTTCGGCTGACCTCCTGCCTCAATTTCTCGTCGCTTTTGCTCATAGTTTTCCTGAAGATTGTTTGTATGTATCATTTTGATTCCCCCTTTTATTCTAAAATAAGTAGAGCATCGCCTTCGTTAACGAAATCACCTATCACAGCTTTAATTTCCTTCACCGTTCCAGATACGGCACTTTCAATTGGAATCTCCATTTTCATCGATTCAAGCATTACGACAACCTGCCCTACTTGTACTTCCTCATTGCTCTCTACTAATACGTTTAGTACCATCCCTGCCATTGTTGCCTCGATTGTTTTCATGTTTACTCCCCCTGTGTTAGTTTTTGATGGAACGTTTTGAAAGATAACTTGTTTCATATTCCCCATTCACAAATGCTTCGTCCTGAAGCACGTGTTGAAACAAGCTCAAATTCGTCTTAATCCCTTCGATTGACGCGCTATTAAAGAAACCTTTCGAGCGCTCGATCGATTCTTCTCGTGTCTTACCACTAATGATTACTTTTGCAATCATCGGATCATAAAATGGCGTTACTTTTTGGTTTGATAGATAGCCCAAATCAGCTCTTACCCCTTCTTGTTCTGGAAATTCCAATGACGTAATGAGGCCAGGTGACGGTAAAAAGGTTGTTGGATCTTCCGCATACACCCGATACTCAATCGCATGGCTTACCTGAGTAATTTCCTCTTGAACAAGCGGGAGCTTTTCTCCTCGTTCCACAAGAATTTGCCATTTGACTAGATCTAATCCTGTTAGCTCTTCCGTAACGGGATGCTCAACTTGAAGCCTTGTATTCATTTCCAAAAAATAATAATTCTCTTGTTCATCTACGATAAATTCAATGGTCCCCGCATTGTAATAACCAACGGCTTTTGCTGCGTCTACCGCCGTTTGACACATGACAGCACGGCCTTTTTCCGATAAAAACGGAGACGGTGATTCTTCAATTACTTTTTGATTACGTCGCTGTACCGAACAGTCCCGCTCAAACATATGGACCAGATTTCCATGTTTATCTCCGAAAACCTGCACTTCAATATGACGCGAATTAGTAATAAATTTTTCAATAAAGAGCTCATCGTTTCCAAAATAAGCTTTGGCTCTTCCTTTAGTGGACGCATATATTTTTTTCAATTCGTCTTCGCCTTCACAGCGGTGCATCCCAATTCCGCCTCCGCCTCCGCTCGCCTTCAGCATAACCGGATAGCCAATTTCCCGCGCAATACGACATGCTTCTTCAAGGCTCTCAACGCTTCCTTCACTTCCAGGAACAACAGGAACTTGCGCTTGTTTCATCACGTCTCTTGCCGTTACTTTGTCTCCCATTAGCTGAATTACTTCTGGAGATGGCCCGATAAAACCAATTCCTTCGTCCATAACCGCTTTGGCAAAGGCTGTGTTCTCAGACAAAAATCCATAGCCAGGATGAATGGCATCTACCTGTTCTTCCTTCGCTACACGTATGATTTCATCCGCTCTCAAATACGATTTTTGAACAGGCGCCTCTCCAATACATACCGCTTTGGTTGCTTCTTTTACGAACGGTAAATCTTGATCCGCTTCAGAATAGACGGCAATGGTTTCAATTCCCATTCGTTTACACGTCTGAATAATTCTTAATGCAATTTCCCCACGATTTGCAATTAATACTCTTTTCACGGTATCATCCCCTTTGTTCAACTGTTTTTTGTCCCCAACACCTATATTTCTACATTTTTCTTAAAATTCCTTTCGATATTTGGAAACGCTTACTAACAAGTGTGTTTATTTGCGGAATTTTTCGTATTTTTATTATATAATAAAAATAGCTTCACACTGCTACAAGAAAAGGGGTAGGGGGATTATGTACAAACCAGAAGTAAAACGATTACAAATCAACTTTAAAACGCTCGAAGAATTTAAAAAATTCAAAGAGTATGGCAATCAAGAATTATCTATGCTTGAAGACTTACAGGAAAACCTGACGGAAAATGAAATTCATTCTCCATTTTACGGAATATATTTCGGTGACAGCCTTGTTGCTAGAATGAGCTTATATAAACGCGACCAAAAGTTTGATCAATACTTCACACCTCCGCAGGATTTTCTAGAGCTTTGGAAACTTGAAGTATTACCAAGCTATCAGCGCAAAGGATACGGCGAAGCACTGGTGAATTTCGCTAAAAGCTTCGACCTTCCGATCAAAACCAATCCGCGTGTAAAATCCAGTGACTTCTGGGCTAAAATGGGGTTTCAGTCTATCAAGTATGATATGGATCGTGACTTAGGTCAAAACCCATTGCTTTGGCACCCAAATGGATTTGACGCTGAATAAAGAAACAGCTGATGAATTTCATCAGCTGTTTTTATTTATTTCTCTATCTTTTTTAATTTGCTCGTTTGGTCCACTTGAAATTTTACTTTCTCGCTTTTTTCGTCTTCTTTCAACACAACCATTTTACGAGCTCGCTCCATAATTTCAATGAGCGCTTTGTAGTCATCCTCGACGACGACAAGATTATTTTGAAGGAGATGCTTTTCCTTTTCTAATCGCTGTATGTGACGTTCTAATCCCTCTACTCTTCTCTTTAAATCTACGTTTAACTTCACCACATCATTAGCATTTTCTGCCGTGATCTCTAGATTCTCTAAAAAATGAATAACGTCACGAAGAGTTAAGTCAGACGATGAGGATTGCACTTCCCTCGGAGGGGCTTCTGCTCTCGCTCGTTCTGTTGTGGAATGTTGTGCTTTTAATTGTTTGCGTTGCTTTTTAGCAAGGTCGATGCCTGCTTTATACTGCTTTCTTACATAGGAATTCCAGCGAAAGCCACATGCTGCAGCTGTCCGAGACAACCTTCTTCCTACTTCCTCAAATGCATTTAATTGTGTGCCCCCATCTCTTATATATCGCAATACTAAATCAGCAAGAAGCAAGTCTTCGTCTTGCGTCCAAGCATCTTGGCGAGAAGACGTCATCTATCTATCCCTCCTAAAACCGTTTAGTAAATAAATATGCACTTACTAGAAAAGATAGACTACTTACGCTGTAAAAATGATTCCACCGCCTGATGATGCTCTTCACCTGCCCACAGGAGCGCACAGCCTTGGATTTCTTCCTTCATTCGAGCAAATACCCCATTTGCTTCCCAACGCTTTATATAAAGCGTTTTGTACTGCCTCAAGACGGACGTGCTTTTTTGCAACAGAGGCGTCACAAGTTGATTCATACTATCTTCCAACGCTGAAGGAGAAACTACTCTTTGAATAAATCCATACTCTTTTCCCTCTTCCGCTGAAAAGGTAGAAGCTGAATAAAGCATATGTAAAGCGGATTGAGGGGGCATTTTTTCTTGCAGGATCGTTGTCCCACCCCATCCCGTTGTAATGCCTAACCTGCCTTGAATAAAACCAATTTTGGCCGTGTCGACCGCTAGACGAATGTCACAAGCTGACGCAAGCTCACATCCTCCTCCAAGAGCAATCCCGTTTATGATCGCAATCGTTGGCTTCGGAAGGGTCATAAGTTCATATAAAATTTCCCCCATTGGATAAAGCATGCTATATGCTTCTTCTTCCGTCTTTAGCGCATGAAACAATTGAACGTCGCCACCGCTGCAAAAAGCGTCTTGTCCTGCCCCTGTAATGAGAAGTACTTTTACATGATCGTTTTCTTTACAAGCAGTAATCGCAGCCTTTAACCCCTTCATCACTTCATAATTAATCGCATTCTTTTTATGCGCACGATTAATTGTAAAAACGGCTCTTCCGTCTTCTTTTACATCAAATTGATACTCCATTTATAGATCCCCCTTTTGCACATTCCATCACATGGTTTCTGTATATAGAGGGAGAATTCCTGCTTTTGGGGTCAAGGGAAGCCCTAGAGCCTCCTTTCACATCACGGTGATCAACATACGACCAAACGAAAAAAGACATTCTCAATTGAGAATGTCTTTTAACTGCAAATATTAGTTGCTTTTTACTTCTTTTCCTTTATAAGTTCCACAAGCTTTACATACGCGGTGAGCTAATTTCATTTCACCACAGTTTGAGCATGCTACCATACCAGGAACTTGTAATTTGAAGTGCGTACGACGCAATCTTTTTCTAGTTTTGGATGTTCTTCTAAAAGGTACAGCCATTATTCCCACCTCCTTAAAAGAGTTTAAAATCATATGAAGGCCGGATAACGCCGGATCTTCTCATAATTATTACTTCTTGTCTTTGAAGAAATCTTGCAACGCTGCGAAGCGAGGATCGATACGATCTTTCCGATTTTCTTCACTAATAACTTCCCAATCCTTACCAGACTGAGGAGCTGCTCCCGATACGTCGGTGTTCTCACTGAACACTTGCATCGGAACTTCGAGAAGAATCAGCTCTTTTATAACAGGATATAGATCTACTATATCGCCTTCTAAAAAATGCACTTCTTCATCTTCATAATCAGTTGGTTTTAAAATAAAAGTTTCATTTGCATGAATGCTGAAAGGATATTGAACGTCGACTAATGTGCGAGCACATGGTAACGTTAGTTCTCCTTCAACAGTAAAGCTAAAAGTTACTCTTGCAGAACTAATGTCTGCTCGTCCTTTTATATGAACGTCTGAAACTCTGCGAATTTCGTCACCCATATCTGTAAATTCTTTACCGTCAATTGTTTCATCAAAATTTAGACCTTTATTTTGCAATTGGTACAATTGATGTACTGTCCATTTCATATCTATCACCTCAAGGCAACAAAGATGATTATAGCTTTCACAGAAGTATTTGTCAATATTTTTTCTTTACACTATAATGATCTTAATTAAAAAAGTTATAAAGCCATTTTAACACCATATGACTACTATAATCAAATAAACTTGTGAAGAAGGAATGTAAATGAAAGCTACGGGCATTATCGTGGAATATAATCCCTTCCACAACGGACACGATTTTCATGTTCATGAGTCAAAAAAACAAACAGAAGCTGACTGTATGATTGGCGTTATGAGTGGACATTTTCTACAACGAGGTGAGCCTGCTCTTCTATCAAAGTGGTACCGGACTGAAATGGCACTGCGCTCAGGAGTAGACTTGATCGTAGAGCTTCCGTACGTATACGCTACACAACAAGCAGACACGTTTGCCGCTGGAGCCGTTGCCATTTTAAATCAGCTACAGGTGGAGTCCATTTGCTTCGGAAGCGAGGACGGACGAATTGAGCCATTTCAACGAGCTGTGCAATTCACTGACTCCTCACAGCCATCTGAGCACGTAAAATCACTGTTAAAAGAAGGCTACAGCTATCCTAAAGCCCTGTCGCTAGCGCTTCAAACGACTGAAGATAGCATTGATTTATCACAACCAAACAATATTTTAGGATATGCCTATGTGAAAGCCATCATCGATCAGCATACAGGCATTACTCCGCATACGATTAAACGTACGCAAGCACATTACCACGACGTAGAACTTCCTACTACACCTATTGCAAGCGCAACAAGTATTCGAAAAAGCTTA includes:
- a CDS encoding acyl-CoA carboxylase subunit beta, which codes for MIHTNNLQENYEQKRREIEAGGQPKYHEKLKEQNKLFVRDRLNLLFDNGQYDEDGKFANNMAGDLPADGVVTAIGKIHGQTVCVMANDSTIKAGSWGARTVEKIIRIQETAEKLKVPILYLVDSAGARITDQIDMFPNRRGAGKIFYNQVKLSGMIPQICLLFGPSAAGGAYIPAFCDIVVMVDGNASMYLGSPRMAEKVIGEKVTLEEMGGARMHCTVSGCGDILVEKEEEAILKARDYLRYFPKNFQHRTEVVDAIEPKQGRALVDIVPENQNVPFDMYEAIDSLIDAGSFFEIKKLFAPELITGLARLNGKTIGIIANQPKAKGGVLFVDSADKGAKFIQLCDAFHIPLLFLADVPGFMIGTKVERDGIIRHGAKLIAAMSSATVPKISVIVRKAYGAGLYAMAGPAFEPDCCIALPTAQIAVMGPEAAVNAVYSNKINSIEDPKERIKYVQEKQKEYKEHIDIYKLASELIVDDIVQANDLRDALISRFDHYDSKELVFSVRKHPVYPV
- a CDS encoding biotin/lipoyl-containing protein, producing MKTIEATMAGMVLNVLVESNEEVQVGQVVVMLESMKMEIPIESAVSGTVKEIKAVIGDFVNEGDALLILE
- a CDS encoding acetyl-CoA carboxylase biotin carboxylase subunit; protein product: MKRVLIANRGEIALRIIQTCKRMGIETIAVYSEADQDLPFVKEATKAVCIGEAPVQKSYLRADEIIRVAKEEQVDAIHPGYGFLSENTAFAKAVMDEGIGFIGPSPEVIQLMGDKVTARDVMKQAQVPVVPGSEGSVESLEEACRIAREIGYPVMLKASGGGGGIGMHRCEGEDELKKIYASTKGRAKAYFGNDELFIEKFITNSRHIEVQVFGDKHGNLVHMFERDCSVQRRNQKVIEESPSPFLSEKGRAVMCQTAVDAAKAVGYYNAGTIEFIVDEQENYYFLEMNTRLQVEHPVTEELTGLDLVKWQILVERGEKLPLVQEEITQVSHAIEYRVYAEDPTTFLPSPGLITSLEFPEQEGVRADLGYLSNQKVTPFYDPMIAKVIISGKTREESIERSKGFFNSASIEGIKTNLSLFQHVLQDEAFVNGEYETSYLSKRSIKN
- a CDS encoding N-acetyltransferase: MYKPEVKRLQINFKTLEEFKKFKEYGNQELSMLEDLQENLTENEIHSPFYGIYFGDSLVARMSLYKRDQKFDQYFTPPQDFLELWKLEVLPSYQRKGYGEALVNFAKSFDLPIKTNPRVKSSDFWAKMGFQSIKYDMDRDLGQNPLLWHPNGFDAE
- a CDS encoding RsfA family transcriptional regulator, which translates into the protein MTSSRQDAWTQDEDLLLADLVLRYIRDGGTQLNAFEEVGRRLSRTAAACGFRWNSYVRKQYKAGIDLAKKQRKQLKAQHSTTERARAEAPPREVQSSSSDLTLRDVIHFLENLEITAENANDVVKLNVDLKRRVEGLERHIQRLEKEKHLLQNNLVVVEDDYKALIEIMERARKMVVLKEDEKSEKVKFQVDQTSKLKKIEK
- a CDS encoding enoyl-CoA hydratase/isomerase family protein, which gives rise to MEYQFDVKEDGRAVFTINRAHKKNAINYEVMKGLKAAITACKENDHVKVLLITGAGQDAFCSGGDVQLFHALKTEEEAYSMLYPMGEILYELMTLPKPTIAIINGIALGGGCELASACDIRLAVDTAKIGFIQGRLGITTGWGGTTILQEKMPPQSALHMLYSASTFSAEEGKEYGFIQRVVSPSALEDSMNQLVTPLLQKSTSVLRQYKTLYIKRWEANGVFARMKEEIQGCALLWAGEEHHQAVESFLQRK
- the rpmF gene encoding 50S ribosomal protein L32; the protein is MAVPFRRTSKTRKRLRRTHFKLQVPGMVACSNCGEMKLAHRVCKACGTYKGKEVKSN
- a CDS encoding YceD family protein, with translation MKWTVHQLYQLQNKGLNFDETIDGKEFTDMGDEIRRVSDVHIKGRADISSARVTFSFTVEGELTLPCARTLVDVQYPFSIHANETFILKPTDYEDEEVHFLEGDIVDLYPVIKELILLEVPMQVFSENTDVSGAAPQSGKDWEVISEENRKDRIDPRFAALQDFFKDKK
- a CDS encoding nucleotidyltransferase, translating into MKATGIIVEYNPFHNGHDFHVHESKKQTEADCMIGVMSGHFLQRGEPALLSKWYRTEMALRSGVDLIVELPYVYATQQADTFAAGAVAILNQLQVESICFGSEDGRIEPFQRAVQFTDSSQPSEHVKSLLKEGYSYPKALSLALQTTEDSIDLSQPNNILGYAYVKAIIDQHTGITPHTIKRTQAHYHDVELPTTPIASATSIRKSLHTQSSIEEISPYVPAATTRLLEDYITTYGGFHDWEQYFPLLKYKLLTMTPSQLADIYEIEEGIEYRLLDANKRASTFAEFMSLVKTKRYTWTRIQRMCVHILTHTMKEEMKPFLHVDAPPYVRVLGMTKKGQEYLRLIKKKIEVPLVTKISKKQADTILRLDLKATYVYGMSLPEPLRSQFSMQDFTTPPIILS